A region from the Drosophila mauritiana strain mau12 chromosome 2L, ASM438214v1, whole genome shotgun sequence genome encodes:
- the LOC117146478 gene encoding cyclin-Y-like protein 1: protein MGNKNSCCAYSSPQSDRKSKDMPPVFEERIIQLGHPPHTSQHQLDGHHGSASAVHLHHHHHGHNQQQNQQGGGGDNYENQQNLQHISEREALEGEEDPSVDPTAATMFLERSKVENGGMTRKRSQQQIAQQAGSGGGGGGGGGSTPGGNSCGGGGGMKKSSSCSTIYLDDSTVSQPNLKNTVKCVSLAIYYHIKNRQSDRRLDIFDEKLHPLTHDQVPDNYDTHNPEHRQIYKFVRTLFNAAQLTAECAIITLVYLERLLTYAELDVGPCNWKRMVLGAILLASKVWDDQAVWNVDYCQILKDITVEDMNELERQFLELLQFNINVPSSVYAKYYFDLRTLAEANELNFPTEPLSKERAQKLEAMSRVMQDKVTAEALKNGIKKWSSMDNISQGGPRRSVAILS from the exons ATGGGCAACAAGAACTCGTGCTGCGCGTACTCCAGTCCGCAGTCGGACCGCAAGTCGAAGGACATGCCGCCCGTCTTCGAGGAGCGAATCATTCAGCTGGGTCATCCGCCGCACACGTCACAGCACCAGCTGGACGGCCACCATGGATCCGCGTCGGCGGTGCAcctgcaccaccaccatcatgGCCACAATCAGCAGCAGAATCAGCAGGGCGGCGGCGGTGACAACTATGAGAACCAGCAGAATCTGCAGCACATCTCCGAGCGAGAGGCGCTGGAGGGCGAGGAGGATCCGTCGGTGGATCCCACCGCAGCCACCATGTTCCTGGAACGATCAAAGGTGGAGAACGGCGGCATGACGCGCAAGCGATCGCAACAGCAGATTGCCCAGCAGGCGGGcagcggcggaggaggaggcggcggtggtggcagTACTCCCGGTGGCAATAgttgcggcggtggtggcggcATGAAGAAGAGCTCCTCCTGCTCGACGATCTATCTGGACGACAGCACTGTGTCGCAGCCGAATCTTAAGAATACGGTCAAATGCGTCTCGCTGGCCATTTACTATCACATCAAGAATCGGCAATCGGATCGCCGGCTGGACATCTTCGACGAGAAGCTGCATCCGCTGACCCACGACCAGGTACCGGATAACTACGACACGCACAATCCGGAACACCGGCAGATCTACAAGTTCGTGCGCACGCTCTTCAACGCCGCCCAGCTGACGGCCGAGTGTGCGATCATCACGCTAGTCTACCTGGAGCGGCTACTCACCTACGCCGAGCTGGATGTGGGACCCTGCAACTGGAAGCGCATGGTGTTGG GTGCCATTCTCCTCGCCTCGAAGGTGTGGGATGACCAGGCCGTTTGGAACGTGGATTACTGCCAGATACTCAAAGACATCACCGTGGAGGACATGAACGAGCTGGAGCGCCAGTTCCTCGAGCTGCTGCAGTTCAACATCAATGTGCCGTCCTCGGTGTACGCCAAATACTACTTCGACCTGCGCACGCTCGCCGAGGCCAACGAGCTCAACTTCCCCACGGAGCCGCTGTCCAAGGAGCGGGCCCAGAAGCTGGAGGCCATGTCGCGTGTGATGCAGGACAAGGTCACTGCCGAGGCACTGAAGAACGGGATCAAGAAGTGGTCCTCCATGGACAACATCAGTCAGGGCGGGCCGCGTCGCAGCGTGGCCATACTATCGTGA
- the LOC117150874 gene encoding calcium/calmodulin-dependent 3',5'-cyclic nucleotide phosphodiesterase 1 isoform X10: MYEPGPSSEEGVVSEPEPEPTGVSVSVSVSVSEEPSASRSSRLTVITVVVVVVAVRAMSRLRRESSRQSVITVELIQFIIQYRAKETQEKKKRRLADEDDELSEVQPDAVPPEVREWLASTFTRQMATSRRKSDEKPKFRSVAHAIRAGIFVDRMYRRVSSSALTAFPPDVVRLLKNLDDWTFDVFALTEAASGQVVKYVAYELFNRYGSIHKFKIAPGILEAFLHRVEEGYCRYRNPYHNNLHAVDVMQTIHYCLCNTGLMNWLTDLEIFASLLAALLHDYEHTGTTNNFHVMSGSETALLYNDRAVLENHHASASFRLLREDEYNILSHLSREEFRELRGLVIEMVLGTDMTNHFQQMKAMRQLLTLQETTIDKQKVLSLVLHCCDISHPAKQWGVHHRWTMLLLEEFFRQGDLEKELGLPFSPLCDRNNTLVAESQICFIDFIVEPSMGVMSDMLELILAPIAPMNKSKPATLVEHETTANSTTNSAIVIPNSGITPSMDKPRDHRSEAKTTAAECLARKSVTGTTASKFNIPKPWLTCLVENKRIWKEQAVKDAEARALATAAEEAAAAAAAEAEESKPETEAADGEQSEAAADPADGAAA; encoded by the exons ATGTACGAACCGGGTCCGAGCAGCGAGGAGGGTGTTGTATCTGAGCCTGAGCCCGAGCCAACAggagtatctgtatctgtatctgtatctgtatctgaggAGCCATCGGCGAGCCGCTCCAGCCGGCTGACCGTCATTACCGTGGTCGTGGTCGTCGTCGCCGTTCGCGCCATGAGTCGTCTGAGGCGTGAAAGCAGCCGACAAAGCGTCATCACCGTCGAGCTGATACAGTTCATCATTCAGTATCGCGCCAAGGAGACGCAGGAGAAGAAGAAAAG GCGCCTGGCCGACGAGGACGATGAGCTGTCGGAGGTGCAGCCGGATGCAGTGCCGCCGGAGGTGCGCGAGTGGCTGGCCTCCACCTTCACCCGCCAGATGGCCACCAGCCGGCGCAAGAGCGACGAGAAGCCCAAGTTCCGTTCGGTGGCCCACGCCATCCGGGCGGGCATCTTCGTGGACCGCATGTACCGGCGCGTCTCCAGCTCGGCCCTCACGGCCTTCCCACCGGACGTGGTCAGGCTGCTCAAG AACCTGGACGACTGGACCTTTGATGTGTTCGCCCTGACGGAGGCGGCCAGTGGCCAGGTGGTGAAGTACGTGGCCTACGAGCTCTTCAACCGCTACGGCTCGATTCACAAGTTCAAGATTGCGCCCGGGATCCTGGAGGCGTTCCTGCATCGCGTGGAGGAGGGCTACTGCCGGTATCGGAATCCGTATCATAACAATCTGCACGCCGTGGACGTGATGCAGACGATCCACTACTGCCTGTGCAACACGGGTCTGATGAACTGGCTGACGGACCTGGAGATCTTCGCCTCGCTGCTGGCCGCCCTGCTCCACGATTACGAGCACACCGGCACCACCAATAACTTCCATGTGATGTCCGGTTCGGAGACGGCTCTGCTGTACAACGATCGGGCTGTGCTGGAGAATCATCATGCCAGCGCCAGTTTCCGGCTGCTGCGCGAGGATGAGTACAACATACTGTCGCATTTGTCGCGCGAGGAGTTCCGTGAACTGCGCGGCCTGGTCATCGAAATGGTACTCGGCACCGATATGACCAATCACTTCCAGCAGATGAAGGCCATGCGCCAGCTGCTGACGCTCCAGGAGACGACCATTGACAAGCAGAAGGTGCTGTCCCTGGTGCTCCACTGCTGCGACATCTCGCATCCGGCCAAGCAGTGGGGCGTCCATCATCGCTGGACGATGCTACTGCTGGAGGAGTTCTTCCGCCAGGGCGACCTCGAGAAGGAGCTGGGCTTGCCCTTCAGTCCGCTGTGTGATCGCAACAACACGTTGGTGGCCGAGTCGCAGATCTGTTTCATTGACTTCATCGTGGAGCCCAGCATGGGCGTCATGTCCGACATGCTGGAGCTCATACTGGCGCCCATTGCGCCGATGAACAAGTCCAAGCCCGCCACTCTGGTGGAGCACGAGACGACTGCTAACTCCACGACGAACTCGGCGATCGTCATACCCAACTCGGGAATCACGCCCAGCATGGACAAGCCACGGGATCATCGCAGCGAGGCCaagaccaccgccgccgagTGCCTCGCCCGCAAGAGTGTCACCGGCACCACCGCCTCCAAGTTCAACATACCCAAGCCGTGGCTCACCTGTCTGGTGGAGAACAAGCGGATATGGAAGGAGCAGGCCGTCAAAG ACGCCGAGGCTCGGGCTTTGGCCACCGCAGCTGAggaagctgcagctgcagcggcggcGGAAGCGGAGGAAAGCAagccggaaacggaagcggcCGATGGCGAGCAGAGTGAGGCAGCTGCGGATCCGGCAGATGGCGCTGCGGCCTAA